Proteins encoded by one window of Terriglobia bacterium:
- a CDS encoding hydrogenase small subunit — MPPEKGLLAKALADRGIPRREFLKFCSAVVATLALPDHYAFAVADALDKAKRPVLVWLEFQDCAGNTESLLRSSHPDVASVVLETLSWEYHETIMAGAGKQAEAALQRVVKEEKGKYLCIVEGAIPMADGGIYCTVGGRTALDIAREVCGNAAATIAVGACAWDGGLVAASPNPTGAVGVQEAVPGIKIVNLGGCPQNAANTAAVLVHYLTFGELPALDQYNRPLFAYGAIIHDQCERRAHYDAGRYVEAWGDEGHRKGWCLYKMGCKGPEATYNCPNVRWNDQTSWPVKAGHGCIACASHRFWDTKSPFYERLPNVPGFGVDVSAGKIGAIAVTGVAAATAAHGLISIARMSRNDSDGGGKPATPASGKES; from the coding sequence ATGCCCCCTGAAAAAGGCCTGCTGGCTAAAGCTCTAGCCGATCGCGGCATTCCTCGCCGTGAATTTCTCAAGTTTTGTAGCGCAGTGGTTGCAACCTTGGCCCTTCCTGATCACTATGCCTTCGCCGTGGCCGACGCATTGGACAAAGCCAAGCGTCCGGTGTTGGTCTGGCTGGAGTTCCAGGATTGCGCCGGCAACACGGAATCGTTGCTACGTTCCAGCCATCCGGACGTGGCGTCTGTGGTGCTGGAAACGCTTTCGTGGGAGTACCACGAGACCATCATGGCCGGTGCGGGCAAGCAGGCGGAAGCCGCCTTGCAGCGCGTGGTAAAGGAAGAAAAAGGCAAGTACCTGTGCATTGTGGAAGGCGCCATCCCCATGGCCGATGGCGGCATCTACTGCACCGTGGGCGGACGAACGGCTCTTGATATCGCCCGTGAAGTCTGCGGCAACGCCGCCGCCACCATTGCCGTGGGCGCCTGTGCATGGGATGGTGGGCTGGTCGCTGCCAGTCCCAATCCCACTGGCGCGGTCGGCGTGCAGGAAGCGGTTCCGGGCATCAAGATCGTGAATCTTGGCGGCTGCCCGCAAAATGCCGCCAACACCGCCGCTGTGCTGGTGCACTACCTCACGTTCGGCGAGCTGCCGGCTCTGGACCAATACAACCGTCCCCTGTTCGCTTACGGCGCCATCATCCATGACCAGTGCGAGCGCCGCGCCCACTACGACGCAGGCCGCTACGTGGAAGCCTGGGGCGATGAAGGTCATCGCAAAGGTTGGTGCCTGTACAAGATGGGCTGCAAAGGCCCGGAAGCCACCTACAACTGCCCCAACGTGCGCTGGAATGACCAGACCAGTTGGCCGGTAAAAGCCGGGCACGGCTGCATTGCTTGCGCATCGCATCGTTTCTGGGACACCAAGTCTCCGTTCTATGAACGGCTGCCCAACGTGCCGGGATTCGGCGTGGACGTGAGCGCCGGGAAGATCGGCGCCATTGCCGTGACGGGCGTAGCCGCGGCCACGGCGGCGCACGGTTTGATCAGCATTGCCCGCATGAGCCGCAACGATAGCGATGGCGGCGGCAAGCCGGCAACGCCCGCTAGCGGAAAGGAGTCATAA